In Streptomyces sp. P9-A4, the genomic window CACCTTCGGGGACTACGATCCGGACGAGCTGCTCAGGATCGTGGGCCAGCAGGCGGACGAGCACGAGTACCGGCTCGCGGCGGGCACCGACGAGGCGCTGCTCGTGTACTTCGCGAAGCTGCCGAAGGGCCCGGCGTTCGGCAACGGGCGCACCGCCCGGCAGACCTTCGAGTCGATGGTGGAGCGGCACGCGGGCCGGGTCTCCGCGCTCGCCGAGACGAGCACGGACGACCTGACGCTGCTCTACCCGGACGATCTTCCCGAACTCCCCTGATCCGAGGACTCGTCGCCGCCCCGCTGCCGTGGGAGGGCGGGCGGCAGGCGGTCGAGGAGGGCGGAGCGCCGGTCGGCGAAGACCGGGTCGGCCTGGTAGTCGGAGTGGCCCAGTATCGGTTCGGGCAGCGGGTGTTCGCGGGTGCGGCCGTAGGCGACCGGGTCGAGCAGGACCCCGGCGTCGACCGCCGGCCTGCCGTCCTCGGCGGGGACCCGGACGGGTCCGCCGATGGGGTCGGTGGCCCGGTAGAGGTTGCTCCAGCAGTGGACCGTACGGTTCAGGCCGCGCAGCGCCTCGGGGCCGAAGTAGGCGGGGAACCAGCGCCCGTAGAGCCGCTCCAGGGGTGAGCCGTAGGTGAGGAGCGCGACGCGACGCCGGGTGTCGGGGCGCAGCTGCCAGACGGCCGCGGCGGCCAGCACGCTCCCCTGGGAGTGGCCGGAGATGACGAGCCTGCCGCCGGTGCTGCGGGTCCAGGAGCTCATCCGCCAGGTGAGGTCGGGGACCGCCCGTTCGGCGTAGCAGGGCGGGGCGAAGGGGTGGGCGGCGCGCGGCCAGAAGGTGCCGACGTCCCAGAGGATGCCGATGGTGCGGCGGGCGGAGGCGTCCTTGTAGGCGCGGCGGCCCCAGGTGACGAAGAGCAGGAAGCCGAAGCCGATCATCCAGGAGCCGAGGGCCTGGGTCGCCGAGGCGAGCGGGGCGAGGGCGGGGTGGGCGCCGTCGAAGGCCCGCCCGGGGACGTTGCCGCTGGTCCAGGCGCCCGCGACGGAGCCGGCCCCGAGGAGCAGGGTGGCGCCGGACACCACACCGACGAGAACGGGCGCGGAGTCGGTGAGCGACGCCCGTGCCCGGCCGTCCGCGATCTGCCCGGTACGGACGGGGTCCCGCTCGTCGCCCGGGTAGTCGGCCTCGACGGCGGCCCGCAGCCGTCGGCCGGCCAGCACGGTCCGTACGGCGAGGACGGCGGCGGGCGCGAGCAGCAGCAGGAGCAGCACCGGGATCACGGACGCCTGCCAGCTGAGCAGCACGGGCGGGGCGATCCGGGGGCCCGCGTCACCCATGCCGGGGGTGGCGGGGCCGTCGAGCCAGTCGGCGACCCGCTGGGCCACTCCCCCGGACATGACCCCGCCGAGGGCGCAGGCGAGCATCGCGACGGCGGGGCCGCCGAGTCCGCGCAGGGCGGTACGCGGGTCCCGCCGGGGCCGCTGGAGGAGCAGGGCGACCACGCCGAGGGCGACGACAAGGCCGCCCTGGGCGAGGGTGAGGGCACCGAACACGGCGTCGCCGGGGAGGGTGCCGGTGGAGGTCCAGCCGGGGCGGGACCAGCAGGCGTGGAGGGCGGTGAGCACGAGGAGGGCGAGGGAGGCGCCGGGCAGCCAGGAGACCAGGGCCCGTTCGACGCGCAGGTCGAGGCGGCGCTCGCTGCGGCCTCGTCGGCACACGACCCAGAGGACGACCAGGGCGAGGACGGCTACGGCGGCCTGGAGCAGCCGGCCCAGGACGGCACCGGGACCCGGGTTCACGGCGTCGTGCCGGACGGTGGCGGTGACGAGGGCGGCGGCGACGGTGAGGAACCCGGCGGAGGTGTGCGCGGCCCGAAGGCGCGCGACGAGGCGGCGGCCGTACCAGAAACCGGGGCGGCCGAGGGCGGGGCGGGGTTCGGCGGGGTCGGTGTCAGGTGGCGTGGGCCCGGGAGACGCGGTGCTGGGGGACGTGATGCCGGCGGACGCGGCGCCGTGTGTCTGTCCGTCGGCCGGTCCCGCACCGGCGGGTTCCGCACCGGCCGGTTCCGGTTCGGGTCGGGGGTCCGGCAGCGGGGCGTCGTACCCCGCGGGCGGGCGCTGGGCCTCGTACGCGCTCCACGTGCGGTTCGAGAGGTACCAGAGCAGGCCGACCAGCGCCGTCGGCACCAGCGCGGCGAGCGCGAGACGGCGGCCCGGCAGGGACCACCAGCCGCCACGGCCGGCGGAGAGGAAGCCCAGCCAGGAGTGCGCGTCGGCGCAGCCCGCCGTGGCCGCGCACTGCCAGGCCGTCAGATCGAGCGCGACCTCGCAGGCCGCGGCGGTGAGCAGCACGGTGAGGGTGAGGGCGACGAGCCTCACGAGCACCCCGTACAGCCGGACGAGTCCCGGGCGGCGCCGGGCGGGCGGGCGCATCCAGTGCGCCAGGTTGACGACCATGAAGGGCAGGAGCAGCAGCCAGAGGGCTCGGGCGCCGTCGCCGGAGGTGAGGTTCGACCAGCAGTACGCCTCCGGGACCGGGCGGGCCGCGTACCGCTCGGGGTGGTCCTCGGCGTCGAGGTCCTCGGCGCGGCGGTACACGGCGGCGGTCCGGTCGCCGGTGACCCGTACGGTCCTGGGGTCGTCGAGCATGTCCTGGGGGGTGGCTCCGCCGACTCCGTGGACGAGGAGTTCGAGCGCCGCGCCCCCGCTCTCCGGGGCGGGTGTGGCAGGGGACACTGAGGCGACTTCCTCTCGGAGTGGGAAGATGCGACGTCGGCACCAGGATCGCGGACGGGCGTGCGCCTGCGCACCGTCCCTCACCGAATCCGACACCCATCCCCTTGTCTTCTGCGGAAGGACCGGCCCCGGCGGTGACTGACAACCAGAACCTCCTCGCGGAGCAGCGGCGCGCCCTGATCCTCGACGAGGTCCGGCGGCGCGGCGGCGTCCGGGTCAACGAGCTGACCCGTCGTCTGAGCGTCTCGGACATGACGATCCGCCGCGACCTCGACGCGCTGGCCCGGCAGGGCATGCTCGCGAAGGTGCACGGCGGGGCCGTTCCGGTGGTCGAGGCGAGTACGCACGAGCCGGGTTTCGAGGCCAAGTCGGTGCTCGAACCGAGTGCCAAGGACGACATCGCGCGCGCGGCGGCGGCCCTGGTGGCGCCGGGTACGGCGATCGCCCTGTCCGGCGGCACGACCACCTACGCCGTCGCCCGGCACCTCCTGGACGTGCCGGATCTGACGGTGGTGACCAATTCGGTACGGGTGGCGGACGTGTTCCACGAGGCCCAACTCACCTCCGGCGGGAGCGAGTCGCGGCGCGGTGCGGCGACGGTGGTGCTGACCGGCGGCATGCGCACCCCGTCCGACGCCCTGGTGGGGCCGGTGGCGGACCGGGCGGTCCGCTCGCTCCACTTCGACCTGCTGTTCCTCGGCGTGCACGGCGTGTCGGTGGAGGCCGGTCTCTCCACGCCGAATCTGGCGGAGGCGGAGACGAACCGGTGCCTGATGCGGTCCGCGCGCCAGGTGGTGGTGGTCGCGGACCACACCAAGTGGGGGACGGTGGGGCTGAGTTCCTTCGCCGACCTGACGGAGGTGGACACCTGGGTGACGGACCGGGGGCTGTCCGAGGGAGTACGGGCGGAGGTCGCCGAGCACCTGCCGGGGCTGGTGGTGGCGGGCGAGGAGCAGGAGTGACCCTCTTCCGGGTGGAGCGGACGGTGCCGACGGCACCGGAGGAGGTGTGGCGGCGGCTCACGGACTGGCCGGCGCACGGCCGGCAGGTGCCGCTGACCCGGACGCGGGTGCTGACCCCGGGCCCGAACGGGACCGGGACCCGGTTCACCGCCCGTACCGGAATCGGCCGGCTGTCCTTCGACGACCCGATGGAGGTCGTGCGCTGGGAACCTCCGGCGCCGGGCGGCCCCGGGGTGTGCCGGCTGGAGAAGTCGGGCCGGTCGGTACGGGGTTGGGCGCTGGTCGAGGTCACGGGAGCGTCCGGTGGCGGCAGCCGGGTGGTGTGGACGGAGGAGCTGTCCGTGCGCGGGGTGCCGCGGCTCTTCGATCCGGTGCTGGGGTGGGCGGGACGGTTCCTGTTCGGCCGGGCGGTGGACGGGCTGCTGCGGAACGGGTGAGCGGGGGCGGCGGGCGGGGAACCGCTCGGCAGGCCTTTCCGCACCCCCTCCCTCTGTGCTGTTGACAGTGCGTCAGCTAGGGTGCTCTTCCGCTTCGTCCTGGAGGTTCGGTCCATGGCACGCCGACTGACGCCGGTGGAGCTCGACTTCACCGCATCCGCGCCCGTCCGCCTGGTGTTCACGGCGGCGCTCGCCGCACCGCCCGCGGCCGTCTACCGGTCGCTCGCCGTGGAGGTGGGGAGCACGCCCGCGTGGTTCACCGCGGTGGCCTCCGCCGTCCCGACCGGCGACGGGGCCGGCCGCACCGTCCGGCTCCGGGGCGGGATCGTCTTCGAGGAGACGATCCTGGCCGCCGAGCCCGATCTGCGGTACGCCTACCGGGTGGACTCCACCAACGCCCCCGGCGTGACGGCCATGGCCGAGGAGTGGACCCTCTCCCCCGACGGCCGGGGCACCCGGCTGCGGTGGACGATGGCCGCCGCCGGCGCGACCCCGTTCCGGCTCGCGCTGCGGCTCGCCGGGCCGGGTGTGGGGCTGTCCTTCCGGGACGCCGCGCGCCGGCTCGACCGGCGGCTCACTCCGGCCAGGCCCCCGTCGCCAGGAAGCGTTCGATGACGGCGGTGTACGGGGCGATGTCGAGCCCCTGCGCGTCGAGCCACTCGTCGGAGTAGTACTTGTCGAGGTAGCGCTCGCCGGGGTCGCAGATCAGCGTGACGACACTGCCGGTCCGGTCGTGGGCGACCATGTCCGCCACGATCTTGAAGGCGCTCCACAGCCCGGTGCCGGTGGAGCCGCCCGCCTTGCGGCCGATCGCGGTCTCCAGCGCGCGGACGGCGGCGACGCTCGCCGCGTCGGGCACCTTCATCATCCGGTCGACGGCCCCGGGCACGAAGCTGGGCTCCATCCGGGGGCGCCCGATGCCCTCGATGCGCGAGCCGCAGTCGGCGGTGGCGTTCGGGTCGTGATGTGTCCAGCCGTCGAAGAAACAGGAGTTCTCCGGGTCGGCGACACAGATCCGGGTGTCGTGCTGCATGTAGTGGACGTAGCGGGCGATGGTGGCCGAGGTGCCGC contains:
- a CDS encoding DeoR/GlpR family DNA-binding transcription regulator; this encodes MTDNQNLLAEQRRALILDEVRRRGGVRVNELTRRLSVSDMTIRRDLDALARQGMLAKVHGGAVPVVEASTHEPGFEAKSVLEPSAKDDIARAAAALVAPGTAIALSGGTTTYAVARHLLDVPDLTVVTNSVRVADVFHEAQLTSGGSESRRGAATVVLTGGMRTPSDALVGPVADRAVRSLHFDLLFLGVHGVSVEAGLSTPNLAEAETNRCLMRSARQVVVVADHTKWGTVGLSSFADLTEVDTWVTDRGLSEGVRAEVAEHLPGLVVAGEEQE
- a CDS encoding SRPBCC family protein — encoded protein: MTLFRVERTVPTAPEEVWRRLTDWPAHGRQVPLTRTRVLTPGPNGTGTRFTARTGIGRLSFDDPMEVVRWEPPAPGGPGVCRLEKSGRSVRGWALVEVTGASGGGSRVVWTEELSVRGVPRLFDPVLGWAGRFLFGRAVDGLLRNG
- a CDS encoding SRPBCC family protein, whose protein sequence is MARRLTPVELDFTASAPVRLVFTAALAAPPAAVYRSLAVEVGSTPAWFTAVASAVPTGDGAGRTVRLRGGIVFEETILAAEPDLRYAYRVDSTNAPGVTAMAEEWTLSPDGRGTRLRWTMAAAGATPFRLALRLAGPGVGLSFRDAARRLDRRLTPARPPSPGSVR